AGCAGCGGCTCAAAGTCCTCGTCACTGGCGGAGGGAGGAGCCTCCTCGTCGCTGCCGGGCAGCGGCGTGTTGATGTGGACGCCGGCCAATGAGGACATGGACTCTTTGCTCTGTGGGTGGGGCTTATCACCAAGGGACAGCtgtgagcaggaggaggagggtgattTCTCTGGGATGAAGAGCGCCACGAGGAAGGCAACCACCACGGTACACGCCCCCAACAGGAAGGGAGGACCAGGGATGAGCGCTCGCTGAGGACATACGGAAAGACAGAGTCATCCTCAcactgtgaacgtgtgaatgtagTGGAGTGAACAGTACCTCAGTGTTTTactgtgaacgtgtgaatgtagTGGAGTGAACAGTACCTCAGTGTTTTactgtgaacgtgtgaatgatgAAGTGAACAGTACCTCAGTGAACGTATGAATGATGAAGTGAACAGTACCtcagtgaacgtgtgaatgatgAAGTGAACAGTACCTCAGTGGTTTACTgtgacatgtgaatgatgaagtGGTGAACAGTACCTCAGTGATTTactgtgaacgtgtgaatgatgAAGTGATCAGTACCTCAGTGTTTTaaggtgaacgtgtgaatgatgAAGTGAACAGTACCTCAGTGGTTTactgtgaacgtgtgaatgatgAAGTGAACAGTACCTCAGTGGTTTactgtgaacgtgtgaatgatgAAGTGAACAGTACCTCAGTGAACGTATGAATGATGAAGTGAACAGTACCtcagtgaacgtgtgaatgatgAAGTGAACAGTACCTCAGTGGTTTACTgtgacatgtgaatgatgaagtGGTGAACAGTACCTCAGTGAATGTGTAAATGATGAAGTGGTGAACAGTACttcagtgaatgtgtgaatgatgaAGTGGTGAACAGTACCtcagtgaacgtgtgaatgatgAAGTGGTGAACAGTACttcagtgaatgtgtgaatgatgaAGTGGTGAACAGTACCtcagtgaacgtgtgaatgatgAAGTGGTGAACAGTACttcagtgaatgtgtgaatgatgaAGTGGTGAACAGTACCTCAGTGGGGCTCTGCAGAGGCAGAGGGTCGATGCCGTAGTCTCCTTGGATCGGGTCCATGGTGTTGAGTTCCACgtcaaagaggaagaagatgaaacCGTAAAGAGCCGGACCCAAACCATTACACAGTCCTCTGATCCCTGTGATCATGCCCTGAACCACACCTTAGGAGGacgagaggacagaggaggtgaggacaggagagagaagaacgagaggacagaggaggtgaGGACAGGAGAGAGTAGatggagaggacagaggaggtgaGGACAAGAGAGAGTAGatggagaggacagaggaggtgaggacagaggagagtagatggagaggacagaggaggtgaGGACAAGAGAGAGTAGatggagaggacagaggagaagaatgaACTGTGTGGTCACCTTGTTTATCAGGATCAGCAGATTGTGACACCAGAGCAGAAACAGCAGGAAAGGTGATGGAGGACATCGCTGCTACTGCACCAGCTGCCCACATCatcctgtacacacacacacacacagagtcattcatcacatcagtgtttctgtttgtgacCTAAATGTAAAGTGTTTTAAAGACATTCTCAGAGTTTAAAGCAGATTTTTACACAATGAAGTCATCGTGAACACATTAACTCGTCATATTCATGTCCTCACCATGGCTCTGATCCAAAGCCGTACCAGGCCAACTGAAGGATCTGGAAACCCAGACCCAACAGAACTGTGTTCTTATTCCCCAGAGTTCTCATCAGGAGAGTGAGGAAGAGAGTCTgaggacagacggacagacagacatggttcagtgtgtgtgtgtgtgtgtctgtgtgtgtgtggctttaacAACACTCTgtacgctgtgtgtgtgtgtgtgtgtgtgtgtgtgtgtgtgtgtgtgtgtgttacctgtgctATGATGGACAGAATTCCCACCACTCCGATAAACACAGCGATGGTTGTGGAGGAGAAATTTATGACCTGGTGTCAAACAGAGAAGttagatggtgtgtgtgtgtgtgtgtgtgtgtgtgtgtgtgtgtgtgtgcgtgtgtgtgcgtgcgtgccaCAAACCTGTCTCAGGTAGAGGAAGAAGCTGGAGTACTGTCCCGCCTCCGGCAGGTAGGACAGGAACACAGTGATACAGATGAGGAGGACGGTCGAGTCCTGACCCACTTTTCTCAGAGACTGAAGGAGACACACATTATtgtcatcatccattcatctgccCTTTATTTCATcactccattcattcattcattcattagttgTTTGAAATCAGTATTTAGTTATTAGAtagttacagtgtgtgtgtgtgtgtgtgtgttactgacaGTGAAGGGGTCGGCCTGCTCCCAGGATATGGGCGCTCCCCACGTGTTGAGCCTCATCTTGTCAGGCAGAGACTCCGGCATGGCGAGCATGATGAAGCAGATGTCGGCCACAGAGATCAGCGTCGCTAACACGACCACCAGATTATCTCCGTACCACGCCGACACGTACGCTCCGATCGCTGGACTCGTCACCAGGCTCGCCGCAAACGTCGCCGACACCtgatgaaggagagaggaggaggattaaATGTTCTTACGTCGTGTACTTTGATGTTTTGGGATTTAAATTCTTCTAGAACGTATAAAGTCTATTCTATTTTCTTTATAATCTTCTATAGTCCGTACATTTGTAGTGAAGTTATCTAATctctgtaaaatgttgaaacaGATTATATTTCTTGTTTATTCTCAGATTAAGATGAAGATGTTCAGGTTTCACTGTGCACATCTGTCCTGATGTTTGATacgatgatgtcactgtgatgatgacgatgatgtcactgtgatgatgatgatgtcattgtgatgatgatgaggaggttTTGCAGGTTTTGAGTTAACTCCAGGATATAAACTCGTACACAGATTATTTATACGATCTTACAGACTTGCAGTAATATTGATTACATTTATATCCtgatacacacatatatatatatatatatatatatatatatatataaattaaatgatATAAAGACGTATATTGTGATAAAGTGTCACAGAAACTTAAATGAAACGACAGCTGTGGATGTTTGTACACATCAAACATGGCGGCGTCTCACCAGTCCGTACGCCGTGCTCCGCTCTCTCTCCGTCGTCACGTCAGCGACGTAGGCGAAGATGACGGAGAAGGTGACGGAGAATGCTCCGGACATGGAGATCATGGCAAAGTACCACCtgtaaaatgattttaaataaagtcaaacaTTATGATCTGCAgccccgccccgccccgccAACCACCTACCAGGGGCTGAGCCTCATCAGAGGGATGGGAGCGCAGGTGAAGAAGACGGTGAGCAGCAGGAAGGAGCGCCGCCCCCACACGTCTGACAGCGCTCCGATCAGAGGGGCGGACATGAACGACAGCAGACCctggacaggaagtgacccgggTCAATGTTTACAAACATGAACGCAGAGCGTGTGGATCCCACAGTGACGGCAACGTTCTCACCTTCACGCCCTGAATGAGTCCGTTCATCAGGAAGGTGTGCTGAGGGAACGTCTCGTGTAAAACCTACGAGAAAAGGATAAACTATTGATTATAGCGCTCAGGTGTCattctatatctatatatatatatataatctataatTCTATAAATctaatcaatatttctgtaagtCTGGGTGATGTGTCTTATTATATGTGGATATAAGAGAGGGATCATGTGCGCTACATGATctttacctttcatttcagataaaacctgctttatttctttaaatgaacttgttattgttattgtcgtATTGAttagaaataaagttaaagaagtgacttttgtgattttgtgtctcacaaatataataaatatgatgattatcagcagcagcagcagctgtcactCATACGacatcatgatgtcatcatacTTACTGTAGATATAATAACCAGATACCAGATACTGTCCAGACAGACagtttagacagacagacagtatagacagaacagacagagagacagtatagacagacagacagacagaatagacagagagacagtatagatagacagacagacagacagtatagacagagagacagtatagatagacagacagacagtatagacagaacagacagacagtatagaaagaacacacagacagacagacagtatagAAAGAACAGACAGTAtagacagaacagacagacagacagacagtatagacagaacagacagacagacagacagtcag
This Solea solea chromosome 19, fSolSol10.1, whole genome shotgun sequence DNA region includes the following protein-coding sequences:
- the LOC131446117 gene encoding hippocampus abundant transcript 1 protein-like codes for the protein MSPGRCEEMTAEPPAGTGRVVLVKKIILKDGATQGVGRPSVYHAVVVIFLEFFAWGLLTTPMLTVLHETFPQHTFLMNGLIQGVKGLLSFMSAPLIGALSDVWGRRSFLLLTVFFTCAPIPLMRLSPWWYFAMISMSGAFSVTFSVIFAYVADVTTERERSTAYGLVSATFAASLVTSPAIGAYVSAWYGDNLVVVLATLISVADICFIMLAMPESLPDKMRLNTWGAPISWEQADPFTSLRKVGQDSTVLLICITVFLSYLPEAGQYSSFFLYLRQVINFSSTTIAVFIGVVGILSIIAQTLFLTLLMRTLGNKNTVLLGLGFQILQLAWYGFGSEPWMMWAAGAVAAMSSITFPAVSALVSQSADPDKQGVVQGMITGIRGLCNGLGPALYGFIFFLFDVELNTMDPIQGDYGIDPLPLQSPTERALIPGPPFLLGACTVVVAFLVALFIPEKSPSSSCSQLSLGDKPHPQSKESMSSLAGVHINTPLPGSDEEAPPSASDEDFEPLLQDSIV